GCCGAAGGCAATCTTGAAAATAACGAAAAGCCACAAGGAACTCCCTATTACGATGGTTTAAAATTTCACCGTGTTATACCTGATTTTATGATACAGGGTGGTTGCCCACAGGGCAGCGGTACTGGCGGACCTGGTTACAACTTTGACGATGAATTCCATCCAGAATTAAAACATGATAAGCCAGGAGTACTCTCTATGGCAAATGCAGGACCAGGCACTAACGGGTCACAGTTTTTTATTACGCACGTAGAAACGTCTTGGTTGGATGGTAAACATACTGTTTTTGGTCATGTGGTAGAAGGGCAGGATGTTGTAGATAGTATTGCGCAAGGCGATGCTATAGAAACGCTTGAGATTGTTAGAGAAGGAGAAGAAGCTAAAAACTGGAATGCTATTGAGGCTTTTAGAACATTTGAGGGCTCGCGCGAAAAGCGTTTGGCAGAGGAGAAAGCGAGAGCTGAAGCTGAAATGGAAAAATTAGCCGCTGGTTTTAATAAAACCGATAGCGGATTGCGTTACCAAATAATCCAGCAGGGTACAGGTGCAAAAGCCGAAAAAGGTAAAAAAGTATCGGTACACTATAAGGGTGCTTTGGACGATGGGCAGGTTTTTGACTCGTCGTACCAAAGAAAAAAACCTATTGAATTTCAATTGGGTGTTGGGCAGGTAATACCTGGATGGGACGAAGGTGTGTCATTACTAAAAGTGGGCGATAAAGCTCGTTTTGTAATTCCTTCG
The Flavobacterium litorale genome window above contains:
- a CDS encoding peptidylprolyl isomerase, which gives rise to MENGIYAKFNTTKGAIIVKLTHDKTPGTVGNFVGLAEGNLENNEKPQGTPYYDGLKFHRVIPDFMIQGGCPQGSGTGGPGYNFDDEFHPELKHDKPGVLSMANAGPGTNGSQFFITHVETSWLDGKHTVFGHVVEGQDVVDSIAQGDAIETLEIVREGEEAKNWNAIEAFRTFEGSREKRLAEEKARAEAEMEKLAAGFNKTDSGLRYQIIQQGTGAKAEKGKKVSVHYKGALDDGQVFDSSYQRKKPIEFQLGVGQVIPGWDEGVSLLKVGDKARFVIPSHLAYGANGAGGVIPPNATLVFDVELMDVK